One genomic window of Rhizomicrobium sp. includes the following:
- the irrA gene encoding iron response transcriptional regulator IrrA: MLFAEGHRHMTAESLHGDAQTAGVKVSLATVYNTLHQFTAAGILREVVVDAARSYFDTNTGDHQHFFVEDDGLLIDIPGEHIEVAGVPEPPDGMAVDRIDVVVRVKRF; encoded by the coding sequence TTGCTGTTCGCGGAAGGCCACCGGCACATGACGGCCGAATCGCTGCACGGCGATGCCCAGACGGCGGGCGTCAAGGTTTCCCTGGCGACGGTCTACAACACGCTGCACCAGTTCACCGCCGCCGGCATCCTGCGCGAGGTGGTGGTCGATGCCGCGCGCTCCTATTTCGACACCAATACCGGCGATCACCAGCATTTCTTCGTCGAGGATGACGGGCTTCTGATCGACATTCCGGGCGAGCACATCGAAGTCGCCGGCGTGCCCGAACCGCCCGACGGCATGGCGGTGGACCGGATCGATGTCGTCGTACGCGTGAAGCGGTTCTGA
- a CDS encoding rubrerythrin family protein produces the protein MTDLKGSKTAQNLKDAFAGESQANRRYLYFAQKADVEGYNDVSAVFRSTAEGETGHAHGHLEYLEAVGDPATGEPIGDTTLNLKASIAGETHEYTDMYPGMAKTARGEGFDEIADWFETLAKAEKSHAGRFQKALDTLGK, from the coding sequence ATGACGGACCTCAAAGGCTCCAAGACTGCCCAGAATTTGAAGGACGCGTTTGCCGGCGAGAGCCAGGCCAATCGCCGCTATCTCTATTTCGCACAGAAGGCCGACGTCGAAGGCTATAACGACGTGTCCGCCGTGTTCCGCTCGACCGCGGAAGGCGAGACCGGCCACGCCCATGGCCATCTCGAATATCTCGAGGCGGTCGGCGACCCGGCGACCGGCGAGCCGATCGGCGACACGACGCTGAACCTCAAGGCTTCGATCGCGGGCGAGACCCACGAATACACCGACATGTATCCCGGCATGGCGAAGACCGCGCGCGGCGAAGGCTTCGACGAGATCGCCGACTGGTTCGAGACGCTGGCCAAGGCGGAGAAGAGCCACGCCGGACGCTTCCAGAAGGCGCTCGATACGCTGGGGAAGTAA
- a CDS encoding DUF3501 family protein → MSLSERRITPADILPDAEYNARRGELRANAIAEKKNRRMEVGPYATFYFENYQSMWLQVQEMLRIEKGGAEQVAGELEAYNPLIPQGSELIATVMIEIEDAARRDRELRRLGHVEDSAFLEIGKDRIKGTPTDYEDRTTPEGKTSSVHWLRFVFTPARIAAFRAGSEPVVLGFTHPNYGHMAVMPAATRAALAGDFA, encoded by the coding sequence ATGTCCCTCAGCGAACGCAGGATCACGCCAGCCGACATCCTTCCCGACGCCGAATACAACGCGCGGCGCGGCGAATTGCGCGCCAACGCCATCGCCGAGAAGAAGAACCGGCGCATGGAGGTCGGGCCCTATGCCACGTTCTATTTCGAGAACTATCAGTCGATGTGGCTCCAGGTGCAGGAGATGCTGCGCATCGAGAAGGGCGGTGCCGAGCAGGTCGCCGGCGAGCTCGAAGCCTACAATCCGCTGATCCCGCAAGGCTCCGAGCTGATCGCGACCGTGATGATCGAGATCGAGGATGCCGCGCGGCGCGACCGCGAATTGCGCCGCCTCGGCCATGTCGAGGACTCAGCCTTCCTGGAGATCGGCAAGGACCGCATCAAGGGCACGCCGACCGATTACGAGGACCGCACCACGCCGGAGGGCAAGACCTCGTCGGTGCATTGGCTGCGCTTCGTCTTCACGCCGGCGCGGATCGCGGCGTTCCGCGCGGGGAGCGAGCCCGTGGTGCTCGGCTTCACCCATCCCAATTACGGCCACATGGCGGTGATGCCGGCGGCGACCCGCGCCGCGCTGGCGGGCGATTTCGCCTGA
- a CDS encoding serine hydrolase: MAARWTTRNTRLFSGAEQAANFRAMSSIYPVRVIRRASKPVAFARGETLVLPETFEFDGKSQNTSDLLTKVETTGLLVLKDDRLVFEDYRLGNDASTQSISWSVCKSFVSALVGIAIGEGAIGSVEDPVTRYAPELAGSAYDGVRLKDVLQMSSGARWNEDYSDPDSDINRFGRLLVDGTSFDDFAASCVRERPPGTFNRYNTTDTHVLGMVVRNATGRPLTEYLRDKLWEPLGMEADAFWIVDTKGAEFAGGGLNAVLRDYAKLGLLYLNGGVFNGVQIVPAAWVRDSTTPDAPHVRPGLRDSAALPWGYGYQWWVPDDGGAYTAIGIYGQFIYVDPAARVVIAKTSAFRDYGRSARPEHYRTADQIALFRAIAARA, from the coding sequence ATGGCGGCGCGCTGGACAACCAGGAACACGAGGCTGTTTTCCGGCGCGGAGCAGGCCGCGAATTTCCGCGCGATGAGTTCGATCTACCCCGTCCGGGTGATCCGGCGCGCGTCGAAACCGGTCGCCTTCGCGCGGGGCGAAACCCTCGTCCTGCCGGAGACGTTCGAATTCGACGGGAAATCGCAAAACACCTCGGACCTTCTGACGAAGGTCGAAACCACCGGCCTGCTCGTCCTGAAAGACGACCGTCTGGTGTTCGAGGACTACCGGCTCGGCAACGACGCCTCCACGCAGTCGATCTCCTGGTCGGTCTGCAAGTCCTTCGTCTCGGCCCTGGTGGGGATCGCCATCGGCGAGGGCGCCATCGGTTCGGTCGAGGATCCGGTCACGCGCTACGCGCCCGAACTCGCCGGCAGCGCCTATGACGGCGTGCGGCTCAAGGACGTCTTGCAGATGTCGTCCGGCGCGCGCTGGAACGAGGACTACAGCGATCCCGATTCGGACATCAACCGCTTCGGCCGCCTGCTGGTGGACGGCACCTCGTTCGACGATTTCGCGGCGAGTTGCGTGCGCGAGCGTCCGCCCGGCACGTTCAACCGCTACAACACGACCGACACCCATGTCCTGGGCATGGTGGTGCGCAACGCGACGGGCCGGCCGCTGACGGAGTATCTGCGGGACAAGCTCTGGGAACCACTCGGCATGGAGGCCGACGCCTTCTGGATCGTCGATACCAAGGGCGCCGAGTTCGCTGGCGGCGGCCTGAACGCGGTGCTCAGGGACTACGCCAAGCTCGGCCTTCTCTATCTGAACGGCGGGGTCTTCAACGGGGTCCAGATCGTGCCGGCGGCTTGGGTGCGCGATTCAACGACGCCCGACGCGCCGCATGTGCGGCCCGGCCTGCGAGACTCGGCGGCGCTGCCCTGGGGCTATGGCTATCAATGGTGGGTGCCGGACGACGGCGGCGCCTACACCGCGATCGGCATCTATGGCCAATTCATCTATGTCGATCCCGCCGCGCGCGTGGTGATCGCCAAGACCTCCGCCTTCCGCGACTACGGCCGCAGCGCCAGGCCCGAACATTACCGCACCGCCGACCAGATCGCGCTGTTCCGCGCCATCGCGGCGCGCGCCTGA
- a CDS encoding DUF1993 domain-containing protein has protein sequence MTISLFQISVPVFLRHLNALNGVLDKAAAFAEAKKFDQAVLLATRLYPDMYPLNAQVQQVSIHALRATALLAGVEQPDFGPAETTLAGLKDRVSRTIDFVKAATAAQIDGKEDSDIVVKFGTREAPFKALPFLTGFALPNFFFHTTTAYNILRSVGVEVGKRDFMGSPAS, from the coding sequence ATGACTATTTCCTTGTTCCAGATTTCCGTGCCCGTCTTCCTGCGCCATCTGAACGCGCTGAACGGCGTGCTCGACAAGGCGGCGGCCTTCGCCGAGGCCAAGAAGTTCGATCAGGCGGTGCTGCTGGCGACGCGCCTTTATCCCGACATGTATCCGCTGAACGCCCAGGTGCAGCAGGTTTCGATCCATGCCCTGCGCGCTACGGCGCTGCTGGCCGGGGTGGAGCAGCCCGATTTCGGCCCGGCGGAGACCACCCTCGCGGGCCTGAAGGACCGCGTAAGCCGCACGATCGATTTCGTGAAGGCCGCGACGGCGGCGCAGATCGACGGCAAGGAGGACAGCGACATCGTCGTCAAGTTCGGCACGCGCGAGGCGCCGTTCAAGGCCCTGCCGTTCCTGACCGGCTTCGCCCTGCCGAACTTCTTCTTCCACACCACCACGGCCTACAACATCCTGCGCAGCGTCGGCGTCGAAGTCGGCAAGCGCGATTTCATGGGGTCGCCCGCGTCCTAG
- a CDS encoding glutathione S-transferase N-terminal domain-containing protein codes for MLELYYWPTPNGKKVTILLEELGVPYEIKPVNIGRGDQFDPDFLKFSPNNRMPALIDTTPRDGGAPIHVFESGAIMMYIAEREGRFLPHDLAKKYDVIQWVMWQMGNQGPKFGEWGHFSRASQNAANGDLAYAVTRFSDEVHRLYGVMNLGLHKKDWLAAGDYSIADMICYPWASGYKLRKIDIEEFPNVKRWIERLEARPAVKKAMEAAPPSEAVEDPNAISDEEKARRAKILLNQRATRIPQEWA; via the coding sequence ATGCTCGAACTCTATTACTGGCCGACGCCGAACGGGAAGAAGGTCACGATCCTGCTGGAAGAGCTGGGCGTGCCTTACGAGATCAAGCCGGTCAATATCGGGCGCGGCGACCAGTTCGATCCCGATTTCCTGAAGTTCTCGCCCAACAACCGCATGCCGGCGCTGATCGACACCACGCCCAGGGACGGCGGCGCGCCGATCCATGTCTTCGAATCGGGCGCGATCATGATGTACATCGCCGAGCGCGAAGGCCGCTTTTTGCCGCACGACCTCGCGAAGAAATACGACGTCATCCAATGGGTGATGTGGCAGATGGGCAATCAGGGACCGAAATTCGGCGAGTGGGGTCATTTCTCCCGCGCGTCGCAGAACGCGGCGAATGGCGATCTGGCCTATGCCGTGACGCGCTTCTCCGACGAGGTGCACCGGCTCTATGGCGTGATGAATCTGGGCCTGCACAAGAAGGACTGGCTGGCGGCGGGCGACTACAGCATCGCCGACATGATCTGCTACCCCTGGGCGAGCGGCTACAAGCTGCGCAAGATCGACATCGAGGAATTCCCCAACGTGAAACGCTGGATCGAGCGCCTCGAAGCGCGGCCGGCGGTCAAGAAGGCAATGGAGGCGGCGCCGCCGTCCGAGGCGGTCGAGGATCCCAATGCGATCTCCGACGAGGAGAAGGCGCGGCGCGCCAAGATTCTGCTCAACCAGCGGGCGACGCGGATTCCGCAGGAATGGGCCTGA
- a CDS encoding HAD-IA family hydrolase: MIEAVIWDFGGVFTTSPFEAFARYEAERGIPVGTIRRINSANHETNAWAQFEQSKVDIDGFDRLFAEEAAALGHAIPGRDVLPLLAGDFRPEMIEALRRVKTRFKTGCITNNMPHNAAGGPKDGGTVAGRSLYAREIMELFDHVIESAKLGIRKPDPRIYTLMCERLGVAPAACVFLDDLGGNLKPARALGMTTIKVETAAQAIAELEAATGLTLA, from the coding sequence ATGATCGAAGCGGTGATTTGGGATTTCGGCGGCGTGTTCACGACCTCGCCCTTCGAGGCCTTCGCGCGCTACGAAGCCGAGCGCGGCATCCCCGTCGGCACCATCCGCAGGATCAACTCGGCCAATCACGAAACCAATGCCTGGGCGCAGTTCGAGCAGTCCAAGGTCGATATCGACGGCTTCGACCGCCTGTTCGCCGAGGAAGCGGCAGCACTCGGCCACGCGATCCCGGGCCGCGACGTGCTGCCCCTGCTCGCCGGCGATTTCCGGCCCGAGATGATTGAGGCGTTGCGCCGCGTGAAGACCAGGTTCAAGACCGGCTGCATCACCAACAACATGCCGCACAATGCGGCGGGCGGCCCAAAAGACGGGGGAACGGTGGCCGGCCGCTCGCTCTATGCCCGCGAGATCATGGAGCTGTTCGACCATGTCATCGAATCCGCCAAGCTCGGCATCCGCAAGCCCGATCCGCGCATCTACACGCTGATGTGCGAGCGGCTCGGCGTGGCGCCGGCGGCTTGCGTCTTCCTCGACGACCTCGGCGGCAATCTGAAGCCGGCCCGCGCGCTGGGCATGACGACCATCAAGGTCGAGACCGCCGCCCAGGCCATCGCCGAGCTCGAAGCCGCGACCGGCCTGACGCTCGCCTGA
- a CDS encoding MBL fold metallo-hydrolase has translation MSFRKASYEPGVVDFGTGAFAYLQPDGGWGFSNAGLVTDGGEALLVDTMFDTAHTRAMLDGFAKASGARIGTLVNTHHNGDHCYGNGCVEGCEIIATAGAAEAMKHETPMGLAQFMKAAPGLGLTGDYLVHCFGDFDFEQCSPRAPDTTFTGRASRMVGAKRVDLIEVGPAHTGGDALVHVPADKALFTGDILFIDGHPIMWAGPVANWIEACEAIAAMDVETIVPGHGPVTDKRGVARVKDYLVYVRDAARARYDAGLGALEAARSIALDDFAGWGDAERIAVNTASLYREFGAKDVPSDPATLFGWMAQLWKDRR, from the coding sequence TTGAGCTTCCGCAAGGCATCGTATGAACCCGGCGTGGTCGATTTCGGGACCGGCGCCTTCGCCTATCTGCAGCCCGACGGCGGCTGGGGTTTCTCCAATGCCGGGCTGGTGACGGATGGCGGCGAGGCGCTCTTGGTCGATACCATGTTCGACACGGCGCACACCCGCGCGATGCTGGACGGCTTCGCCAAGGCGAGCGGCGCCCGGATCGGCACGCTGGTCAACACCCATCACAATGGCGATCACTGCTACGGCAATGGCTGCGTCGAGGGCTGCGAGATCATCGCGACCGCGGGCGCTGCAGAGGCGATGAAGCACGAGACGCCGATGGGCCTGGCGCAGTTCATGAAGGCGGCGCCGGGGCTGGGCCTGACCGGCGACTATCTTGTCCATTGCTTCGGCGATTTCGATTTCGAGCAGTGCTCGCCGCGCGCCCCCGACACCACTTTCACCGGCCGGGCCTCGCGCATGGTGGGCGCCAAGCGCGTCGATCTGATCGAGGTCGGGCCGGCCCATACCGGCGGCGACGCGCTGGTCCATGTGCCGGCCGACAAGGCGCTGTTCACCGGCGACATCCTGTTCATCGATGGCCACCCCATCATGTGGGCGGGGCCGGTGGCGAACTGGATCGAAGCCTGCGAGGCCATCGCGGCGATGGACGTGGAGACCATCGTGCCGGGGCACGGGCCGGTGACGGACAAGAGAGGCGTGGCGCGGGTGAAGGACTATCTCGTTTATGTCCGCGACGCGGCGCGGGCGCGCTACGACGCCGGCCTGGGCGCGCTGGAAGCGGCGCGATCGATCGCGCTCGACGATTTCGCCGGCTGGGGCGATGCCGAACGCATCGCGGTCAACACCGCGTCGCTCTATCGCGAATTCGGAGCGAAGGACGTGCCGTCCGATCCCGCGACGCTGTTCGGCTGGATGGCACAATTGTGGAAGGACAGGAGATGA
- a CDS encoding PAS domain-containing protein: MRADTTLKFDCPELNALRDVWNEKAKAADGLPSRADFDARTLKPFLRNVSIVERAAHPSGHPSYRFRFYGSALAQRFGEQTGQFVEMSIPPDRLKRWIAGYDAVLEGGVPMRFLSYFEIPRVSYLNGESFSAPLSNGGKKPTTILACTYFTPKALSRAESA, from the coding sequence ATGCGCGCGGACACGACCCTGAAATTCGATTGCCCCGAGCTCAACGCGCTGCGCGATGTCTGGAACGAGAAGGCCAAGGCCGCTGACGGCCTGCCGTCGCGCGCCGATTTCGACGCCCGCACGCTCAAGCCGTTCCTGCGCAACGTCTCCATCGTGGAGCGCGCGGCGCATCCCTCCGGCCACCCCAGCTACCGCTTCCGTTTCTATGGCAGCGCGCTGGCGCAGCGCTTCGGCGAGCAGACCGGCCAGTTCGTCGAGATGTCGATCCCGCCGGACCGGCTGAAGCGCTGGATCGCCGGCTATGACGCGGTGCTGGAAGGCGGCGTGCCGATGCGCTTTCTGAGCTATTTCGAAATTCCGCGGGTGTCCTATCTGAACGGCGAGAGCTTTTCGGCGCCGCTATCGAACGGCGGCAAGAAGCCGACCACGATCCTCGCCTGCACCTATTTCACGCCCAAGGCGCTGTCGCGGGCGGAAAGCGCTTAG
- a CDS encoding carboxylesterase/lipase family protein — MDQAIGASVEIASGKLQGVARDGVLRFNGVPYAKPPVGPLRWRLPEPVEPWAGVRDASRFGNIAPQVASASGAVLGGTPGTRSEDCLYLNVQTPGCDDARRPVMVWIHGGAFNTGAGSVGTYNGKFLVPRGDVVLVTINYRLGAFGFLNLADATDGRLPGTGAEGLADQIAALGWVKDNIAAFGGDPDNVTIFGESAGGMSVGAILASPKASGLYHKAIPQSGASDIGYAREVSARVARLVLDKLGTTDPRDLSWEAILEVQKTLLDAPREIGLGMPFAPTIDGTILPRRAIECVAEGSAKGVAVMTGTTRDEWKLFTVAAGNLKTMDEAGLRKMTARLAGEEHADAILAATAKGTPFDRWNDIMTDHSFFVPATRLLDAQAQYAPTYAYRFDWPSPFLDGALGACHALELGFTFGTFRLKGAAPFFGEGPKADALAAEMMDSWVAFARDGNPSNDTSGAWMRYDKTRRATTIFGDGPPHVTSAPNEARRKAWETVAADRIGP; from the coding sequence ATGGATCAGGCCATAGGCGCGAGCGTCGAGATCGCCTCGGGCAAGTTGCAAGGCGTGGCGCGCGACGGCGTGCTGCGCTTCAACGGAGTTCCCTACGCCAAGCCGCCGGTGGGGCCCTTGCGCTGGCGCCTGCCGGAGCCGGTGGAGCCCTGGGCCGGCGTGCGCGACGCCTCGCGCTTCGGCAATATCGCGCCGCAGGTGGCGAGCGCCAGCGGCGCCGTGCTGGGCGGCACGCCGGGCACGCGGTCGGAGGATTGCCTTTATCTCAACGTCCAGACGCCGGGCTGCGACGATGCCAGGCGGCCGGTGATGGTGTGGATCCATGGCGGCGCGTTCAATACCGGCGCCGGCAGCGTCGGCACCTATAACGGCAAGTTCCTCGTGCCGCGCGGCGATGTCGTTCTGGTGACGATCAATTACCGGCTGGGCGCCTTCGGCTTCCTCAACCTCGCCGACGCGACGGACGGCAGGCTGCCGGGCACGGGCGCGGAAGGTCTCGCCGACCAGATCGCGGCGCTGGGATGGGTGAAGGACAACATCGCCGCGTTCGGCGGCGATCCGGACAACGTCACGATCTTCGGTGAGAGCGCCGGCGGGATGAGCGTGGGCGCGATTCTCGCGTCTCCGAAAGCTTCGGGCCTCTATCACAAGGCGATCCCGCAATCGGGCGCGAGCGATATCGGCTATGCGCGCGAGGTGTCGGCACGCGTGGCGCGGCTGGTGCTGGACAAGCTCGGCACGACCGACCCGCGCGACCTTTCCTGGGAAGCGATCCTGGAGGTGCAGAAGACGCTGCTGGACGCGCCGCGCGAGATCGGCCTCGGCATGCCTTTCGCGCCGACCATCGACGGGACGATCCTGCCCAGGCGCGCAATCGAATGCGTGGCGGAAGGATCGGCCAAGGGCGTCGCGGTGATGACGGGCACGACGCGCGACGAGTGGAAGCTGTTCACCGTCGCCGCCGGCAATCTCAAGACCATGGACGAGGCCGGCTTACGCAAGATGACGGCGCGGCTGGCAGGCGAGGAGCACGCCGACGCCATCCTGGCGGCGACCGCGAAGGGCACGCCGTTCGACCGCTGGAACGACATCATGACCGATCACAGCTTCTTCGTGCCGGCGACGCGTCTGCTCGACGCGCAGGCGCAATATGCGCCGACCTATGCCTATCGCTTCGACTGGCCTTCGCCGTTCCTGGACGGCGCGCTGGGGGCGTGCCACGCGCTGGAGCTGGGCTTTACGTTCGGCACCTTCCGCCTCAAGGGCGCGGCGCCATTTTTCGGCGAGGGTCCGAAGGCCGATGCCCTGGCGGCGGAGATGATGGACTCCTGGGTCGCCTTCGCGCGCGACGGCAATCCTTCGAACGATACCTCCGGCGCCTGGATGCGCTACGACAAGACCAGGCGCGCCACCACGATCTTCGGCGACGGCCCACCGCATGTGACGAGCGCCCCGAACGAGGCACGGCGCAAGGCCTGGGAGACGGTGGCGGCCGACCGCATCGGGCCGTGA
- a CDS encoding alkyl sulfatase dimerization domain-containing protein, translating to MAVNPAAKFGTMRGKSPEEAKFFWTGGPIDIAPRTWFASQFSGCTAFETDEGLVLVDTGTKQFAPMLAAMLRQKTQAPVHTAIYTHGHVDHAYGLDQFLLPGQKKPRVIAHAAMPARFARYQATARHNAALNARQFGGTVEAQSADAYAAFGQPPIPPDTLYEDRMTITVGGESFELHHCKGETDDHTWVFAPARRVLCPGDLFIWAVPNDGNPQKVQRYPWERAKGLREMAAKAPASFCPGHGGPVVNDPEKIARMLTETAAFLETVVSRTLAAMENGSPPHVDIVTGIELPKSDSPWLQPVYDDTEFLVRNVIRFYGGWWSGRPSELKPAPRAKLASEIAALAGGARTLAERAEALAASGDFRLACHLADYALEAAPKDEDVQARVAAIYEKRADTETSLMTINIFNSAAAYARAGKPYA from the coding sequence ATGGCAGTCAATCCGGCCGCGAAATTCGGCACGATGCGGGGCAAGAGCCCCGAAGAGGCGAAGTTCTTCTGGACCGGCGGGCCCATCGATATCGCGCCGCGCACCTGGTTCGCCTCGCAATTCTCCGGCTGCACCGCCTTCGAGACCGACGAGGGCCTCGTCCTGGTCGACACCGGAACCAAACAGTTCGCGCCGATGCTCGCCGCCATGCTGCGGCAGAAGACGCAGGCGCCGGTGCACACCGCGATCTACACCCATGGCCATGTCGACCATGCCTATGGCCTGGACCAGTTCCTCCTCCCTGGCCAGAAGAAGCCGCGCGTCATCGCCCATGCCGCCATGCCGGCGCGGTTCGCGCGCTATCAGGCGACGGCGCGGCACAATGCGGCGCTCAATGCGCGCCAGTTCGGCGGCACGGTGGAGGCGCAATCGGCCGACGCCTATGCCGCCTTCGGCCAGCCGCCGATCCCGCCCGACACGCTCTACGAAGACCGCATGACCATCACCGTCGGCGGCGAGAGCTTCGAGTTGCATCACTGCAAGGGCGAGACCGACGATCACACGTGGGTGTTCGCGCCGGCGCGGCGCGTGCTGTGCCCCGGCGATCTCTTCATCTGGGCGGTGCCGAACGACGGCAATCCGCAGAAGGTCCAGCGCTATCCCTGGGAGCGGGCCAAGGGCCTGCGCGAAATGGCGGCCAAGGCCCCGGCCTCGTTCTGTCCCGGCCACGGCGGCCCGGTGGTGAACGATCCGGAGAAGATCGCGCGCATGCTGACCGAGACGGCGGCGTTCCTGGAGACCGTCGTGTCGCGCACGCTGGCGGCGATGGAGAACGGCTCGCCGCCGCATGTCGACATCGTCACTGGCATCGAGTTGCCCAAATCGGATTCGCCCTGGCTGCAGCCGGTCTATGACGACACCGAATTTTTGGTGCGCAACGTGATCCGCTTCTATGGCGGCTGGTGGAGCGGACGGCCCAGCGAGCTCAAGCCCGCGCCGCGCGCGAAACTGGCGAGCGAGATCGCGGCGCTGGCCGGCGGCGCGCGCACGCTGGCGGAGCGTGCCGAAGCGCTGGCCGCGTCGGGCGATTTCCGTCTGGCGTGCCATCTGGCCGACTATGCGCTGGAAGCCGCGCCGAAGGATGAGGACGTCCAAGCCAGAGTCGCCGCGATCTACGAGAAACGCGCCGACACCGAGACCAGCCTCATGACGATCAACATCTTCAATTCGGCGGCGGCTTACGCGAGGGCTGGCAAGCCCTATGCGTGA
- a CDS encoding class I SAM-dependent rRNA methyltransferase: MTSHKTIKLKPKEGRRARAGAPWIFSNEIQMDAAARALAPGSVVNILFDDGQPLGTGYFNPKSLIGLRVLDKAVDTVIGTGFFVRRLERALKLRAAIYAKPFYRLVHAEGDGLPGLTIDRFGDSLVAQITTAGMEALTEPLLKALDKVVEPANVILRNDAPSRVLEGLDEYVRAGKGEAGRIAVEENGARYFADLGAGQKTGWYYDQRDNRAFIASLAKGKTVLDAYSYTGGFGIAAAKAGATEVICLDSSAPALALAEDSAAANGVRVKGVKADVFEELERLAAAKETFDIVIADPPPFVRAKKDLEPGAKAYRKLAKLAAEVTAPNGFLVLASCSHNIPVERFASECAAGLARAGRRAALIRQAGAGPDHPVHPMLPETAYLKALVYALD, encoded by the coding sequence ATGACAAGCCATAAAACGATCAAGCTGAAGCCCAAGGAAGGCCGCCGGGCGCGCGCCGGCGCGCCGTGGATCTTCTCCAATGAAATCCAGATGGACGCAGCGGCGAGGGCGCTGGCGCCGGGCAGCGTCGTCAACATCCTGTTCGACGACGGCCAGCCGCTGGGCACCGGCTATTTCAATCCCAAAAGCCTGATCGGGCTGCGCGTGCTGGACAAGGCGGTCGATACCGTCATCGGCACCGGCTTCTTCGTGCGCCGGCTGGAGCGTGCGCTAAAATTGCGCGCGGCGATCTATGCCAAACCGTTCTATCGGCTGGTGCATGCCGAAGGCGACGGGCTGCCGGGACTGACCATCGACCGGTTCGGCGACAGCCTGGTGGCGCAGATCACCACGGCGGGGATGGAGGCGCTGACCGAGCCGCTGCTGAAAGCGCTCGACAAGGTGGTGGAGCCGGCGAACGTGATCCTGCGCAACGATGCGCCGTCGCGGGTTCTGGAAGGACTCGATGAGTATGTCCGCGCCGGCAAGGGCGAGGCGGGGCGCATCGCGGTCGAGGAGAACGGCGCGCGCTATTTCGCCGATCTCGGCGCCGGACAGAAGACCGGCTGGTATTACGACCAGCGCGACAACCGCGCCTTCATCGCGTCGCTGGCGAAGGGCAAGACGGTGCTCGACGCCTATAGCTATACCGGCGGCTTCGGCATCGCGGCGGCCAAGGCGGGCGCGACGGAAGTGATCTGCCTCGATTCCTCGGCACCGGCGCTGGCGCTGGCGGAAGACTCCGCGGCGGCGAACGGCGTGCGGGTGAAAGGCGTCAAGGCCGATGTGTTCGAGGAGCTCGAACGGCTGGCGGCCGCGAAGGAGACGTTCGATATCGTGATCGCCGATCCGCCGCCCTTCGTGCGCGCGAAGAAGGATTTGGAGCCCGGCGCCAAGGCCTATCGCAAGCTGGCCAAGCTCGCGGCCGAAGTGACGGCGCCGAACGGTTTCCTGGTGCTGGCCTCATGCTCGCACAACATTCCGGTGGAACGCTTCGCGAGCGAATGCGCCGCCGGCCTCGCGCGCGCCGGGCGGCGCGCCGCGCTGATCCGCCAGGCCGGCGCTGGGCCGGATCATCCGGTGCATCCGATGCTGCCGGAGACGGCGTATCTCAAGGCGCTGGTGTACGCGCTGGATTGA